Proteins found in one Maridesulfovibrio sp. genomic segment:
- a CDS encoding P-II family nitrogen regulator has protein sequence MKKIEVIVRPFKVDDVKDAIAALGLKGMTVTDVKGFGRQGGHKEVYRGAEYQVDFIAKTKVEIVVDAERVPEVIEAVSEAAKTGKVGDGKIFVIPVEEVVRIRTGETGPEAI, from the coding sequence ATGAAGAAAATTGAAGTAATAGTGAGGCCCTTTAAGGTCGATGATGTAAAGGATGCCATTGCCGCACTCGGACTCAAGGGTATGACCGTTACCGACGTGAAAGGTTTCGGACGTCAGGGCGGTCATAAAGAAGTTTATCGCGGTGCCGAATATCAGGTTGATTTCATTGCTAAAACCAAGGTCGAGATCGTAGTTGATGCTGAGCGGGTTCCCGAGGTGATCGAAGCGGTCAGTGAAGCTGCAAAGACCGGTAAGGTCGGTGACGGCAAGATCTTCGTCATCCCGGTTGAAGAAGTTGTGCGCATCCGTACAGGTGAGACCGGTCCGGAAGCCATCTAA
- a CDS encoding HD domain-containing protein yields the protein MNAETIPGLSAELSVDRLLAGREILLAACSKSMPRDYPQQLCGLVDDYFRARIEEAVSEGILFSHDDLSIVAVGGYGRGQLAPFSDIDVLILTDLTAQEDLEDLASFLFHPLWDLKFDVGHGVRTVEQNLDLAKSDFKVLASLLDLRFIAGREEPFRRLVNEFRSGVLPVVGESFCSILWENRSKTGKGMDSVVLEPDLKNGWGTLRDVQFIRWCADIKGDYSPLNQTDLVDLCKDEALLMQARSAVHLLRKRKQDKLILDILPEAASLCGVKGYDPAKRGNQLLTSIHKAMIRVRSMGDALYRESFDADSRSFIDHQGIAGLKAGLEVFGIKSRTGAPLTREARRAVSTISSSEGINLTRALKMVIDIFKGESGWRASVEMLDSGVFKSFLPEFSKVAELVPYDGYHQYPPGRHSLLTVHKCCDIFRDEFSAGGKCISAADFDALILGAFLHDIGKGKRNHSERGAEITADILARTDFPDLFKEDVIFLVREHLLLVRSSRSIDLSSAEALQKIAERIGSLRKLRMLFILSMADSMATGPRVWNSWSESLLREIYSGLELELSDDPFIDVAPAAQLSESIRRVRECAQGEMDSSVAESLIDCMPERYLAVEDPDEIVLHMQQVLDFNRLYEKDLVRKPSGKGGQGLSLVRAFETEDEKRVKVVITAKDQDYLFVAQSGVLTLHSVNILSAEIFSWSDGTAVNIFIVETPSYSAPADIWARVERSIMYALTGRLALDYRLHKKRNSVLTCPLPGRVPTRINIDNESSEECTLIEVITQDRAGILYDMALFFSRMNINLRMARISTTGQSVFDVFHVEGPGGGRIEDEIHLKELSDALEYTLTGNG from the coding sequence ATGAACGCAGAAACTATTCCCGGATTATCAGCGGAACTATCCGTAGACCGCCTGTTGGCGGGACGTGAAATACTCCTCGCGGCATGCTCAAAAAGCATGCCGCGAGATTATCCACAGCAATTGTGCGGTCTTGTGGATGATTATTTCCGGGCGAGGATAGAGGAAGCTGTTTCCGAGGGAATTCTTTTTTCCCATGATGATCTTTCCATTGTGGCTGTGGGCGGTTACGGGCGTGGACAGCTGGCTCCTTTTTCGGACATTGACGTCTTGATCCTTACGGATCTAACGGCTCAGGAAGATCTCGAGGATTTGGCATCCTTTCTTTTTCATCCCCTTTGGGATCTAAAATTTGATGTGGGCCACGGTGTACGAACCGTAGAGCAGAACCTTGATCTGGCAAAGTCTGATTTCAAGGTACTTGCTTCGCTCCTTGATTTGCGTTTTATCGCCGGCCGCGAAGAGCCGTTCCGTAGACTGGTTAATGAATTCCGGTCCGGGGTGCTGCCTGTTGTCGGCGAGAGTTTCTGCAGTATCCTTTGGGAGAACCGTTCAAAGACCGGAAAGGGCATGGATTCCGTGGTCCTTGAACCGGATCTTAAAAATGGATGGGGCACCCTGCGGGATGTGCAGTTCATCCGTTGGTGCGCAGACATTAAAGGGGATTACTCCCCGTTGAATCAGACCGACCTTGTTGATCTCTGCAAGGATGAAGCCCTGCTTATGCAGGCCCGCAGCGCAGTACACCTCTTGCGAAAACGCAAACAGGATAAGTTGATTCTCGATATTTTACCTGAAGCAGCCTCTCTTTGCGGAGTCAAAGGCTATGATCCGGCAAAGCGCGGTAATCAGCTGCTTACCTCCATACACAAGGCTATGATCAGGGTTCGCTCCATGGGAGATGCCCTTTACCGTGAATCCTTTGATGCAGACTCGCGTTCATTTATAGATCATCAGGGAATCGCCGGGCTTAAGGCCGGACTTGAAGTTTTCGGCATAAAGTCTCGAACCGGAGCTCCGTTGACCCGCGAGGCCCGTCGTGCCGTATCAACCATAAGTTCGTCCGAGGGGATTAATCTGACCCGGGCTTTGAAGATGGTTATTGATATATTCAAGGGAGAGTCCGGTTGGCGGGCTTCCGTTGAAATGCTCGACAGCGGGGTTTTTAAATCTTTCCTGCCTGAATTTTCCAAGGTTGCCGAGCTGGTGCCTTATGACGGTTACCATCAGTATCCTCCGGGACGTCATTCCCTGCTGACCGTGCATAAGTGCTGCGATATTTTTCGCGATGAATTCTCCGCAGGTGGTAAATGCATCTCCGCCGCTGATTTCGATGCCTTGATCCTCGGGGCGTTTTTGCATGACATTGGCAAAGGGAAACGCAATCATAGTGAACGCGGCGCTGAAATAACCGCAGACATCCTTGCTCGGACTGACTTTCCGGATCTGTTTAAGGAAGATGTTATTTTTCTGGTGCGGGAGCACCTGCTTCTGGTCCGTTCTTCACGGTCCATCGACCTCAGCTCTGCCGAGGCTTTGCAGAAGATTGCCGAGCGGATAGGCTCGCTTCGTAAACTGCGAATGCTTTTTATACTTTCCATGGCTGATTCCATGGCTACCGGGCCGCGGGTCTGGAATTCCTGGAGTGAATCCCTGCTGCGAGAGATTTATTCCGGGCTGGAGCTGGAACTCTCCGATGATCCGTTTATTGATGTAGCACCTGCGGCGCAATTGTCGGAAAGTATTCGCCGCGTTCGGGAGTGCGCGCAGGGTGAAATGGATTCCAGTGTTGCGGAGTCGTTGATTGACTGTATGCCCGAGCGATACCTTGCGGTGGAAGATCCAGATGAAATTGTCCTGCACATGCAGCAGGTGCTGGATTTTAACAGGCTTTATGAAAAAGATCTTGTACGTAAACCTTCCGGCAAGGGCGGGCAGGGACTCAGTCTGGTTCGGGCCTTTGAAACCGAGGACGAAAAACGGGTCAAGGTAGTCATTACCGCAAAAGATCAGGATTATCTTTTTGTGGCTCAGAGCGGGGTGTTGACCCTGCATTCGGTGAATATCCTTTCTGCTGAAATCTTTTCATGGTCCGACGGCACAGCGGTGAATATTTTCATTGTGGAAACCCCTTCATATAGTGCTCCCGCCGACATCTGGGCCAGAGTAGAGAGGTCCATCATGTATGCTTTAACCGGTAGGCTCGCGCTTGATTACCGGCTGCATAAAAAACGCAATTCCGTTTTGACCTGTCCTCTTCCCGGCCGTGTTCCCACCCGTATAAATATCGATAACGAGTCCAGCGAAGAGTGTACCCTTATCGAGGTCATTACGCAGGATCGTGCCGGAATACTTTACGATATGGCCTTATTCTTTTCACGTATGAATATTAATTTGCGCATGGCCCGTATTTCAACCACCGGCCAGTCTGTGTTTGATGTCTTTCATGTTGAAGGTCCGGGAGGGGGCCGTATTGAAGATGAAATACACCTGAAAGAGCTTAGTGACGCTCTGGAGTATACCCTCACCGGCAACGGTTAA
- a CDS encoding methyl-accepting chemotaxis protein: MSGRIIVHVVLNVLVLLGLCVAFVFVPETFIGKSLLPLLALFGAAVIVVGVSGFLLAVKVKDSWNKVNRWMGGLVSGSGIDLDISSDMLPSAVVLQDHIHDLAVKLDEADKQCKVEISRQLDAYKMAEKARAQGEQARSKGLLSAAGTLESAVEGIRTSSNMLGESSARASEGAEKQLQYISSVVTSMEQIDVSIKHSVDQAESAAVDAESAADRARSGETVLDETIDSIKTVMNNTNELNGRVEALGKQAESIGSIMSVISDIADQTNLLALNAAIEAARAGDAGRGFAVVADEVRNLAEKTMDATRDVGTEIGRIQEHVEMTVAGVNHINDLAGNASGLASSSGEALGEIVNLAEKSSHRVRLVAEEIAQQAEASNNVRDAVTEVHSISNETGEAMTGAGEAVSVLGGRVADLDDMIGVFKLIGNGKVQEVIDSLAKSSDVRSMNRGLQERAMHAALRNNSFLELLYITDHKGIQTVSNISGQWQSFSEDSSACGKNWSDREWFSAVIEDQTLYVSDVYESSATGENCITVSGPFFDSKGKALGVIAADVKVNG; this comes from the coding sequence ATGTCTGGCAGGATTATCGTTCATGTTGTTTTAAATGTTCTGGTTCTGCTGGGGCTTTGCGTTGCTTTTGTTTTTGTGCCGGAAACTTTTATCGGAAAGAGTCTGCTCCCTCTGCTGGCTCTTTTCGGCGCAGCAGTGATTGTGGTCGGTGTGTCCGGATTCCTGCTTGCGGTCAAGGTCAAGGACAGCTGGAATAAGGTCAATCGCTGGATGGGCGGCCTTGTTTCCGGTTCGGGAATTGATTTAGATATTTCTTCAGATATGTTGCCTTCCGCAGTTGTCCTGCAGGATCATATTCACGATCTGGCCGTTAAACTTGATGAAGCTGATAAGCAGTGCAAAGTTGAAATTTCACGTCAGCTTGATGCTTATAAAATGGCAGAAAAAGCACGCGCGCAAGGCGAACAGGCCCGCAGTAAGGGGCTTCTTTCCGCAGCCGGCACCCTTGAAAGTGCAGTGGAGGGAATCCGTACCAGCTCCAACATGCTGGGGGAGTCTTCTGCCCGGGCCAGCGAAGGAGCGGAGAAGCAGCTTCAATACATATCTTCAGTAGTCACCTCCATGGAACAGATTGATGTCTCCATCAAACATTCAGTCGATCAGGCCGAATCCGCTGCGGTGGACGCAGAATCTGCTGCAGACCGGGCCCGCTCAGGTGAAACAGTACTGGATGAGACCATTGATTCCATCAAAACGGTCATGAATAATACCAATGAATTGAACGGACGTGTGGAGGCTCTCGGTAAACAGGCTGAATCCATCGGCAGTATCATGTCCGTAATTTCCGATATCGCCGACCAGACCAACCTGTTGGCGCTGAATGCGGCTATTGAGGCCGCCCGCGCTGGTGATGCCGGGCGCGGATTTGCCGTTGTCGCTGATGAAGTACGGAACCTTGCGGAAAAAACCATGGATGCCACTCGTGATGTCGGTACCGAAATCGGCAGAATTCAGGAACATGTGGAAATGACCGTTGCCGGGGTCAACCACATTAACGATCTGGCCGGTAATGCCTCAGGGCTGGCCAGCAGTTCCGGAGAAGCACTAGGTGAGATTGTGAATCTGGCCGAGAAGAGCTCTCACAGGGTGCGGCTTGTTGCCGAGGAAATCGCACAGCAGGCCGAGGCCAGTAATAATGTGCGCGATGCTGTTACCGAAGTCCATTCCATTTCAAATGAAACCGGAGAAGCCATGACCGGGGCTGGTGAAGCTGTTTCCGTTCTTGGTGGACGCGTTGCGGACCTTGATGATATGATCGGTGTGTTCAAACTGATCGGTAACGGTAAGGTGCAGGAGGTGATTGATTCGCTTGCCAAATCTTCCGATGTGCGCTCCATGAATAGGGGATTGCAGGAAAGGGCGATGCACGCTGCTTTGAGGAACAACAGCTTTCTTGAACTGCTTTATATCACCGACCATAAAGGAATCCAGACAGTAAGTAACATCAGCGGTCAGTGGCAGAGCTTTTCTGAAGACTCTTCCGCTTGCGGAAAAAACTGGTCCGACCGGGAGTGGTTCAGCGCAGTTATTGAAGATCAAACACTGTATGTGTCTGATGTTTATGAGTCTTCCGCTACAGGTGAAAATTGTATCACTGTATCCGGGCCGTTTTTTGATTCCAAAGGCAAGGCCCTTGGCGTTATCGCCGCTGATGTGAAGGTGAATGGATAA
- the purD gene encoding phosphoribosylamine--glycine ligase, with protein MKILVVGSGGREHALAWKINQSPKVSEIFIAPGNGGTRLEGTNVPIKDDDLPGLVNFAKENKIDLVIAGPELPLVLGIKEALAKENIPCFGPGAYAANLEGSKAFSKITMRDAGVPTAPFQVFDEFEQAKRFVEEKGAPIVVKADGLAAGKGVVVASTVEEAVEALDDMMVKSVFGTAGERVVVEEALKGEEASFLAFCAGEDYALLPSAQDHKAVGEGDTGPNTGGMGAYSPAPILPREKYAETAELVIKPILKLLAERGEPFTGILYAGLMYTENGPSVLEYNVRFGDPECQPLLMRLDCDLLEIMLACVENRLPEVEVKLKDETSLCVVMAAGGYPGAYGKGEEITGFEDAEKIEGVKVFQAGTKYEDGKTLTSGGRVLGVTALGADLGAAQKKAYEAVAHLSFNKAYFRRDIGDKGLKK; from the coding sequence ATGAAAATACTTGTCGTAGGTTCAGGCGGAAGAGAACACGCTCTGGCTTGGAAAATTAACCAGAGTCCCAAGGTTTCTGAAATTTTTATCGCACCGGGTAACGGCGGGACCCGGCTTGAAGGGACCAACGTTCCCATCAAAGATGACGACCTGCCCGGACTGGTCAATTTTGCCAAGGAAAATAAAATTGATCTCGTAATTGCCGGACCGGAGCTGCCTCTTGTGCTGGGAATCAAAGAAGCTCTAGCCAAAGAAAATATCCCCTGTTTCGGTCCCGGAGCCTATGCCGCCAATCTTGAAGGCAGCAAAGCTTTTTCCAAGATAACCATGCGTGATGCCGGCGTACCTACCGCTCCTTTTCAGGTCTTTGATGAATTTGAACAGGCCAAGAGATTTGTAGAGGAAAAGGGAGCTCCCATCGTGGTTAAGGCTGACGGTCTTGCCGCGGGTAAGGGGGTTGTTGTGGCTTCAACCGTTGAAGAGGCAGTCGAAGCCCTTGACGATATGATGGTCAAAAGCGTCTTCGGTACTGCCGGGGAACGTGTGGTGGTAGAAGAAGCCCTAAAGGGTGAAGAAGCCTCCTTCCTCGCTTTCTGCGCCGGAGAAGATTATGCCCTGCTGCCTTCAGCACAGGATCACAAGGCTGTCGGTGAAGGAGATACCGGACCCAATACCGGCGGTATGGGTGCCTATAGCCCGGCCCCGATCCTTCCCCGTGAGAAGTACGCTGAAACCGCAGAACTGGTGATCAAACCGATCCTCAAACTGCTTGCCGAGCGCGGCGAGCCTTTCACCGGAATTCTGTATGCCGGACTCATGTATACTGAAAACGGTCCTTCCGTTCTTGAATATAATGTCCGTTTCGGCGATCCCGAATGTCAGCCGCTCTTGATGCGTCTGGATTGTGATCTGCTTGAAATTATGCTGGCATGTGTTGAGAATCGTCTTCCTGAAGTGGAAGTGAAACTTAAGGATGAGACTTCTCTTTGCGTTGTCATGGCAGCCGGAGGTTATCCCGGCGCTTACGGAAAGGGAGAGGAAATTACCGGTTTTGAGGACGCTGAGAAGATTGAAGGTGTTAAAGTATTTCAGGCCGGGACAAAATATGAAGATGGTAAAACATTAACCAGCGGCGGACGTGTGCTGGGTGTTACCGCTCTGGGGGCGGATCTCGGAGCAGCTCAGAAGAAGGCTTACGAAGCAGTGGCTCACCTCTCTTTTAATAAAGCCTATTTTCGTCGCGACATAGGTGACAAGGGTCTTAAAAAATGA
- the purE gene encoding 5-(carboxyamino)imidazole ribonucleotide mutase, with the protein MSAKVAIFMGSISDKDTMQPCSDLLTKLGIPHVFTVSSAHRTPERTANLVMELEENGCEIFICAAGLAAHLAGAVAAKTIRPVLGVPICGSALGGMDALLATVQMPPGFPVGTVALDKVGAKNSAWMAAQILALHDEDLAEKIREARQGFIESVEKAAAELEG; encoded by the coding sequence ATGAGTGCAAAAGTAGCTATTTTTATGGGGTCCATTTCGGATAAGGACACAATGCAGCCTTGTTCCGATCTGTTGACCAAGCTTGGTATCCCCCATGTTTTCACAGTGTCCTCTGCCCATCGTACTCCGGAAAGGACTGCGAATCTGGTTATGGAGCTGGAAGAAAACGGCTGTGAAATCTTTATATGTGCCGCAGGGCTTGCCGCGCATCTTGCTGGCGCTGTGGCCGCTAAGACCATCCGCCCTGTGCTGGGTGTGCCCATCTGCGGTTCCGCTCTTGGCGGTATGGACGCATTGCTGGCAACCGTGCAGATGCCTCCGGGATTTCCTGTTGGAACTGTCGCTCTTGATAAAGTCGGCGCTAAGAACTCCGCATGGATGGCCGCTCAGATTCTGGCTCTTCATGACGAAGATCTGGCCGAAAAGATCAGGGAAGCACGTCAGGGATTTATTGAATCCGTAGAAAAAGCTGCTGCTGAGCTTGAAGGCTAG
- a CDS encoding LysE family translocator → MSFEFWSVYVITVFLASIIPGPSMILALSHGIKYGAKRTLYTALGNSAASFLQAVVSIAGLGALLVASNTAFMLVKFAGAAYLVWLGLMVLFSGEMSLEDDNADAGRNVSNKKLFLQGFWVAAGNPKAIIFFSALFPQFISSGQASVQHFAMLLILLTAIAFGCMMIYACGGEKVKGIIKETAVCKCINKVLGATFVGLGVTLACSRR, encoded by the coding sequence ATGTCCTTTGAATTCTGGTCTGTTTACGTCATAACAGTTTTTCTGGCTTCCATAATTCCGGGACCGAGTATGATTCTGGCTTTGAGCCATGGAATTAAATATGGAGCCAAGCGCACACTTTATACTGCCTTGGGAAATTCTGCCGCCTCATTTTTGCAGGCCGTAGTTTCCATCGCCGGACTCGGAGCTTTACTTGTCGCGTCTAATACAGCTTTCATGCTGGTTAAGTTCGCCGGGGCTGCTTATCTGGTTTGGCTTGGTCTCATGGTTCTTTTCTCCGGTGAGATGAGCTTAGAAGATGATAATGCAGATGCAGGCAGGAACGTCTCAAACAAGAAACTTTTTCTTCAAGGGTTCTGGGTGGCGGCTGGTAACCCCAAGGCAATCATTTTTTTCAGCGCCTTGTTCCCTCAGTTTATCAGCAGCGGACAGGCTTCCGTACAGCATTTTGCTATGCTTTTGATTTTGCTTACCGCCATCGCTTTCGGGTGCATGATGATTTATGCCTGCGGGGGTGAAAAAGTGAAGGGAATTATTAAGGAAACTGCGGTTTGCAAATGTATTAATAAAGTTTTGGGAGCAACTTTCGTGGGGTTGGGAGTGACTCTGGCCTGTTCGAGGCGATAG
- a CDS encoding response regulator, producing MKTILIVDDDPRMLELLKHYLRKEEVSALTASDGEEGLSLFNGTSVDLVIIDIFMPNMDGIQTILEIKQKQKDCKILVISGGGEFTGLEYLKQAKALGANEALVKPFTQDDFLNTVRVMLA from the coding sequence ATGAAAACAATCCTTATTGTCGATGACGACCCCAGAATGCTTGAGCTCCTCAAGCACTACCTCAGAAAAGAAGAGGTTTCAGCACTGACCGCATCCGACGGCGAGGAAGGCTTGTCATTGTTCAATGGCACTTCCGTCGATCTGGTCATCATCGATATTTTCATGCCCAACATGGACGGGATACAAACCATCCTTGAAATAAAGCAGAAACAAAAGGACTGTAAAATTCTGGTAATCTCCGGCGGCGGCGAATTCACCGGGCTGGAATATTTGAAGCAGGCTAAAGCCCTCGGGGCTAACGAAGCGCTAGTCAAACCGTTCACTCAGGATGATTTTCTGAACACTGTGCGCGTAATGCTTGCTTAG
- a CDS encoding Hpt domain-containing protein, whose product MNLIEKNGHFDLQSALDRFSGDSELLAEAISIFEEEAVKHLAEINKNIDLKKLKEASKDSHTLKGECGAVGAIKAQALSQSIEKAAALGDYATSRELLPELEREIGIAIKLLPDAIKDIMS is encoded by the coding sequence ATGAATTTAATTGAGAAAAACGGGCATTTTGACCTGCAAAGTGCTCTGGACAGATTTTCAGGCGATAGTGAATTACTGGCAGAAGCCATCTCCATTTTCGAAGAGGAAGCGGTAAAACATCTTGCCGAAATCAATAAAAATATCGACCTGAAGAAACTTAAAGAAGCCTCTAAAGATTCACACACCTTAAAAGGAGAATGTGGTGCAGTAGGAGCGATTAAAGCTCAGGCATTGAGCCAATCTATAGAAAAAGCGGCTGCGCTGGGAGACTACGCAACCAGCCGTGAGCTTCTCCCGGAACTGGAAAGGGAAATCGGCATAGCTATAAAACTTCTACCTGATGCCATTAAAGATATAATGTCATAG